A DNA window from Paraclostridium bifermentans contains the following coding sequences:
- a CDS encoding HD domain-containing protein — translation MNASTFLEILKVAEKLKCTTRHSWTSSGRHESVAEHSWRIALMALLMRDEFPNIDMDKVIRMCLIHDLGEAFTGDIPAFDKREEDSEKEDAIFLQWIETFPAPHREEFIELLVEMNERKTGEAKLYKALDNLEAVIQHNEADISTWIPLEYDLQFTYGSDKVEFSSYLKELKKEIDKRTKEKIVQNSEVHITN, via the coding sequence ATGAACGCATCAACATTTCTAGAAATATTAAAAGTAGCAGAAAAATTAAAATGTACCACTAGGCATTCATGGACATCGAGTGGACGTCATGAGAGTGTAGCTGAACATAGCTGGCGTATCGCATTAATGGCATTATTGATGAGAGATGAATTTCCAAATATTGATATGGATAAGGTAATTCGTATGTGTTTGATTCATGATTTAGGGGAAGCTTTTACAGGAGATATACCTGCATTTGATAAGAGAGAAGAAGATAGTGAAAAAGAGGATGCTATTTTTTTACAATGGATTGAGACATTCCCTGCTCCTCATAGAGAGGAGTTTATAGAACTTTTAGTTGAAATGAATGAACGCAAAACAGGTGAAGCAAAGCTGTATAAAGCATTAGACAACTTAGAAGCAGTGATTCAACATAACGAGGCCGATATTAGCACTTGGATTCCATTAGAATACGATTTACAGTTTACATATGGTTCAGATAAGGTAGAATTTTCATCATATTTAAAAGAATTAAAGAAAGAAATAGATAAAAGAACGAAAGAAAAAATAGTTCAAAATAGTGAAGTTCATATAACTAATTAA
- a CDS encoding DUF4177 domain-containing protein, with amino-acid sequence MFEYKFIEVPLKQGFKVKKGDHFEKCKNIINEEAKNGWRLKQIVVPPADNNGMYCPYCYQIVFEKEID; translated from the coding sequence ATGTTTGAATATAAATTTATAGAAGTACCATTAAAACAAGGATTTAAAGTGAAAAAAGGCGACCATTTTGAGAAATGCAAAAATATTATTAATGAAGAAGCAAAAAATGGATGGAGATTAAAACAAATAGTTGTTCCACCAGCAGATAATAATGGGATGTACTGTCCATATTGTTATCAAATAGTATTTGAGAAAGAAATAGATTAA
- a CDS encoding DUF378 domain-containing protein, whose protein sequence is MEIIYNICIILVLVGALNWGLVSLFKFDLVAALFAGSGEFGNISSFSRIIYGLVGLAAIYVGFEYFFNMM, encoded by the coding sequence ATGGAAATTATTTATAATATCTGTATAATTTTAGTTTTAGTTGGAGCTCTAAATTGGGGGCTAGTTAGCTTATTTAAATTTGACTTAGTTGCTGCTTTATTTGCAGGTAGCGGAGAGTTTGGAAATATAAGTAGCTTTAGTAGAATAATATATGGTCTAGTAGGATTGGCTGCCATTTACGTTGGATTTGAATATTTCTTTAATATGATGTAG
- a CDS encoding spore coat associated protein CotJA has protein sequence MESSRGVKQNCGCELARPYVNFQVFTRAYDVSKALKRGTLFPELYLIESNNYNSWLYKNPENRVKSKKWW, from the coding sequence ATGGAAAGTTCAAGAGGTGTTAAACAAAATTGTGGTTGCGAATTAGCTAGACCATATGTAAATTTTCAAGTATTTACTAGAGCATATGATGTAAGTAAAGCTTTAAAAAGAGGTACTTTATTTCCTGAGTTATATTTAATAGAGTCAAATAATTATAATTCTTGGTTATACAAAAATCCTGAAAATAGAGTTAAATCAAAAAAGTGGTGGTAG
- the dltD gene encoding D-alanyl-lipoteichoic acid biosynthesis protein DltD — protein sequence MKKLIYFIIPLVVGGIFLFGLNKFLDSKIDYMLEEKDLKPIMNNSLSNIKDKGVIANNHFLQKKDIMMLGSSELGHSTKQHPTYYFNTNRSKNGVITIGRAYTQNLQDTTILGSFDPSIKDKKVVLLVSMQWFMDKEGVTSHHYQTRFSPTQFYAFLNNPDISKENKIKFANRASKLLIGSEEYKSEAVYAKLYSSDTFVSKVEKVLLAPYFEFREDTVKLKEKGMLYERLVNLPDKKALAPGKPINWNKEMDQAIVDAKKRVGKNNLCIDKIYYKKNFGKNLDKVRGKYKDVNLVDSKEFDDYQLTLDVCNDLGIKPVIVLIPGMDKFYNVTGISKDERYEFYNKAGNLAKQHGFDVIDLRSKENEKYYLRDVMHLGTKGWVDVCEKLFKEFNQQ from the coding sequence ATGAAAAAATTAATTTATTTCATTATACCATTAGTAGTGGGCGGTATATTTTTATTCGGACTAAATAAATTCCTTGATTCTAAAATTGACTACATGCTTGAAGAAAAAGATTTAAAACCAATAATGAACAATTCTTTAAGTAATATAAAAGATAAAGGCGTTATTGCTAATAACCATTTTTTACAGAAAAAAGATATAATGATGCTAGGATCATCAGAGTTAGGGCATTCAACAAAGCAACACCCTACTTACTATTTTAATACAAACAGAAGTAAAAATGGAGTTATTACGATCGGGAGAGCATATACTCAGAACTTACAAGATACTACTATTTTAGGTAGTTTTGATCCAAGTATAAAGGATAAAAAGGTTGTTTTATTAGTTTCAATGCAGTGGTTTATGGATAAAGAAGGGGTTACTTCTCATCACTATCAGACGAGATTTTCTCCAACTCAATTTTATGCATTTTTAAACAACCCAGATATTTCTAAGGAAAATAAGATTAAATTTGCAAATAGAGCAAGTAAATTATTAATTGGATCAGAAGAATACAAGTCTGAGGCCGTATATGCTAAGTTATATAGTTCTGATACATTTGTATCAAAAGTTGAAAAAGTGCTATTAGCACCTTATTTCGAGTTTAGAGAAGATACAGTAAAACTTAAAGAAAAAGGTATGTTATATGAAAGGTTAGTGAATTTACCTGATAAAAAAGCTTTAGCACCTGGAAAGCCTATTAATTGGAACAAAGAAATGGACCAAGCTATAGTAGATGCTAAAAAGAGAGTAGGTAAAAATAATCTATGTATAGATAAAATATACTATAAAAAGAATTTTGGAAAGAACTTAGATAAAGTAAGAGGTAAATATAAGGATGTGAACCTTGTAGATTCAAAAGAGTTTGATGATTACCAACTTACTCTAGACGTGTGCAACGATTTAGGGATAAAACCTGTAATTGTACTTATACCTGGAATGGATAAGTTTTACAATGTAACGGGTATATCAAAAGATGAAAGATATGAATTCTATAATAAAGCAGGTAATCTTGCAAAACAACATGGTTTTGATGTTATTGATTTAAGATCAAAAGAAAATGAAAAGTATTATTTACGTGATGTAATGCATCTTGGAACGAAAGGTTGGGTAGATGTTTGTGAAAAGTTATTTAAAGAATTTAACCAGCAATAA
- a CDS encoding manganese catalase family protein: MWIYQKTLEYPVNLKNSDPRMAKFIMTQLGGPNGELAAALRYLQQRYTMPTGKSRALLTDIGTEELAHVEIISSILYQLMKDASPKELKAAGLGPNYATFGQGLQPVDANGVNFTTSYINVFGDSATNLHEDMAAEQKALATYYQLINLTDDPDLKDILRFLGEREIVHYQRFGEALMDIYEFTESKKCF, from the coding sequence ATGTGGATTTATCAAAAAACATTAGAATATCCAGTTAACTTAAAAAATTCAGACCCAAGGATGGCTAAATTCATAATGACTCAATTAGGTGGTCCCAATGGAGAACTAGCTGCTGCACTTAGATACCTTCAACAAAGATATACTATGCCTACTGGAAAGTCTCGTGCGCTTTTGACAGATATAGGGACAGAAGAACTAGCACACGTTGAAATAATTTCTTCGATACTATATCAATTGATGAAAGATGCTAGCCCTAAGGAACTTAAGGCTGCTGGGTTGGGTCCTAATTATGCAACTTTTGGACAAGGTCTTCAACCTGTAGATGCTAACGGAGTAAACTTTACAACAAGTTATATAAATGTGTTCGGAGATTCAGCAACTAATTTACATGAAGATATGGCAGCTGAGCAAAAGGCGCTTGCAACTTATTATCAATTAATAAACTTAACTGATGACCCTGACTTAAAAGATATATTAAGATTTTTAGGAGAGAGGGAAATTGTCCATTATCAAAGATTCGGAGAAGCTTTAATGGATATTTATGAGTTTACAGAATCTAAAAAATGCTTCTAG
- a CDS encoding ASCH domain-containing protein: MYDLYKVDNESIQKKYEYSIVTDWNGIAKCVIRTKDIFIVPFKSVDERLANIEGERWIFKCTFF, from the coding sequence TTGTATGATTTATATAAGGTAGACAATGAATCAATACAAAAAAAATATGAATATAGTATTGTTACAGATTGGAATGGTATTGCAAAATGTGTTATAAGAACAAAAGATATTTTTATAGTACCATTTAAAAGTGTAGATGAAAGACTCGCTAACATAGAAGGAGAGAGATGGATATTTAAGTGTACTTTTTTTTAG
- a CDS encoding DUF305 domain-containing protein, producing the protein MNKKSIFYITVLLVCVFTSLGFSKKNSIVYKDDNIKKYLNEQKSEMSTMMENMKNIKHTGDPAIDFLYGMIPHHKAAIEMSESLLKYGGENAEIKKIAENIITNQSKEIEEMEDIIKCMELNPNVDEKKEQDYLKEYKNLFNKHNNNDINNVNIVDKAFAMEMIKHHEMAVSMSEIVLKYTDNKDVVDLAQNIIESQKTEIKQMREIINSMEK; encoded by the coding sequence ATGAATAAAAAATCAATATTTTATATTACAGTACTTTTAGTTTGTGTGTTTACAAGTTTAGGATTTAGCAAAAAAAACAGTATTGTTTACAAAGATGATAACATTAAAAAGTACTTAAATGAACAAAAATCAGAAATGAGTACAATGATGGAAAATATGAAAAATATAAAACACACAGGAGATCCAGCAATAGATTTCTTGTATGGTATGATTCCACATCATAAAGCAGCAATTGAAATGTCTGAAAGTTTACTTAAGTATGGTGGGGAAAATGCAGAAATAAAAAAAATAGCTGAAAATATTATAACAAATCAAAGTAAAGAAATAGAAGAAATGGAAGATATCATTAAATGCATGGAATTAAATCCAAATGTAGATGAAAAAAAGGAACAAGATTATCTGAAAGAATACAAGAATTTGTTTAATAAGCATAACAATAATGATATTAATAATGTAAATATTGTAGATAAAGCTTTTGCTATGGAAATGATAAAACACCATGAAATGGCTGTTTCTATGTCTGAAATTGTTTTAAAGTATACAGATAATAAAGATGTAGTTGATTTAGCTCAAAATATCATTGAGTCACAAAAAACTGAAATAAAACAAATGAGAGAAATTATAAATAGTATGGAAAAATAA
- a CDS encoding DUF2975 domain-containing protein — translation MLNNSRKTKNTLYYALTISIFLWGIMLVLSIFGGIPYILESFRNTNKLVSSISIFLVGVSYFTMFIILLKIVDSSGTNIFITENTKRFRKLGYLLFINLVLNYVCMLCNGVTGMRIIDLFPGIFITPQMAIYFILALLCFVIGDTINEATTIKNENDLTV, via the coding sequence ATGTTAAATAATTCAAGAAAAACAAAGAATACGCTATATTATGCATTAACAATATCAATTTTTCTATGGGGAATAATGCTTGTACTTAGTATATTTGGGGGAATTCCATATATTTTAGAAAGTTTCAGAAATACAAATAAGTTAGTATCTTCAATAAGTATATTTTTAGTAGGAGTATCTTATTTTACTATGTTTATTATATTATTGAAAATAGTAGATAGTTCTGGAACAAACATTTTTATAACAGAAAATACAAAACGATTTAGAAAATTAGGATATTTACTATTTATAAATTTAGTACTAAATTATGTATGTATGTTATGTAATGGTGTAACAGGAATGAGAATAATAGATTTATTCCCAGGAATTTTTATTACCCCACAAATGGCTATATATTTTATATTAGCTCTTTTATGCTTTGTTATAGGGGATACTATTAATGAAGCAACAACAATAAAAAATGAAAACGATTTAACTGTATAA
- a CDS encoding 2Fe-2S iron-sulfur cluster-binding protein, giving the protein MKRISIQPCADCGSKYCPCHLAYSGDCIQCSLIQGSKTCDCIWQGVCVYNELQHNRNVACNEKQDVLCDVVTKKELKEDIYLLEIRTPKILLEELLNPGSYILLRCKDQIDSRYNVPISVMDIDVENEILKVIIKEVGHKTKSLLSFDKVWVRGPYLNGVLGLKEFKLTTNSNVAVILSGLSQVNAPKIIKYILKNNNHVEVFVDTRRTILDEVIDKIKELNVNIHFINIKEDEELIKDYIRRNNVELVYSGGFNSFNKEIMKLVDSVDENIRFSIANNNLIVCGEGICGGCTVVINGKRTKSCKAQINGRDYLKSLK; this is encoded by the coding sequence TTGAAAAGAATAAGCATACAACCATGTGCTGATTGCGGAAGCAAATATTGTCCGTGTCATTTAGCATATTCAGGAGATTGTATTCAATGTAGTTTAATACAAGGCAGTAAAACTTGTGATTGTATTTGGCAGGGGGTTTGTGTATACAATGAATTGCAACATAATCGAAATGTAGCTTGCAATGAAAAGCAAGATGTTTTGTGTGATGTTGTAACAAAAAAAGAATTAAAAGAGGATATATACTTACTAGAGATAAGAACGCCTAAAATTTTATTAGAAGAACTATTAAATCCTGGTTCTTATATATTATTAAGATGCAAAGACCAAATTGACTCAAGATACAATGTACCTATATCTGTTATGGATATAGATGTTGAAAATGAAATTTTAAAAGTAATAATTAAAGAGGTTGGACATAAGACTAAATCGTTATTAAGTTTTGATAAAGTATGGGTAAGAGGTCCATACTTAAATGGGGTATTGGGACTTAAGGAGTTTAAACTTACAACAAATAGTAATGTAGCGGTAATATTAAGTGGGTTATCTCAAGTAAATGCACCTAAAATAATTAAGTATATCTTAAAAAATAATAATCATGTAGAAGTATTTGTAGACACTAGAAGAACTATTTTAGATGAGGTTATAGATAAAATAAAAGAGTTAAATGTTAATATCCACTTCATAAATATAAAAGAAGATGAAGAGCTAATTAAAGACTATATAAGAAGAAATAATGTAGAACTTGTGTATAGCGGAGGATTTAATTCTTTTAATAAGGAAATCATGAAACTGGTTGATAGTGTTGACGAAAATATTAGATTCTCAATAGCAAATAATAATTTAATTGTATGTGGGGAAGGAATATGTGGAGGATGTACGGTTGTAATTAATGGTAAGAGAACGAAATCTTGTAAAGCTCAAATTAATGGAAGAGATTATCTAAAAAGTTTAAAATAA
- a CDS encoding manganese catalase family protein: MFKHDKKLLREVKVEKPNPQYAVLMQEQLGGGNGELKAAMQYMAQSFRIKDPVIKDLFMDIAAEELSHMEMVAQTINLLNGHDVNFNAVESGEIETHVLTGLSPVLINSSGAPWTADYVTVTGDLVADLLSNIASEQRAKVVYEYLYRQIEDKYVRETIDFLLNREEAHNALFRDALNKVKDTGSNRDFGVTEDSKLYFDLSTPGPNHDTKINITPPSFDTPIKNDSVPVGKDNKK, encoded by the coding sequence ATGTTTAAACATGATAAGAAATTACTAAGGGAAGTAAAAGTGGAAAAGCCTAATCCACAATATGCAGTGCTAATGCAAGAACAATTAGGCGGTGGTAATGGGGAACTTAAAGCAGCAATGCAATATATGGCTCAAAGTTTTAGAATCAAAGATCCTGTTATTAAAGATTTATTTATGGATATAGCAGCAGAAGAGCTTAGTCATATGGAAATGGTAGCTCAAACTATAAACTTACTTAACGGTCATGATGTAAATTTTAATGCTGTTGAATCTGGAGAAATAGAAACTCATGTATTAACTGGATTATCACCTGTACTTATAAATTCATCAGGAGCTCCATGGACTGCAGATTATGTAACTGTAACAGGTGATTTAGTTGCAGATTTATTATCTAATATAGCTTCAGAGCAAAGAGCTAAAGTTGTTTATGAGTATCTATATAGACAAATTGAAGATAAATATGTTAGAGAAACTATAGACTTTTTACTTAATAGAGAAGAAGCACATAATGCTTTATTTAGAGATGCTTTAAATAAGGTTAAGGATACAGGTTCAAATAGAGATTTTGGAGTTACAGAAGATTCTAAACTATATTTTGATTTATCAACTCCTGGACCTAATCATGATACTAAAATAAATATTACTCCACCATCATTTGATACACCTATAAAAAATGATAGTGTTCCTGTTGGAAAAGATAATAAAAAATAA
- a CDS encoding YvrJ family protein encodes MELDLMALVSNIGFPAIVTMYLLIRIEGKLENLSTSINSLINNIYELNNKK; translated from the coding sequence ATGGAATTAGATTTAATGGCTTTAGTATCTAATATAGGTTTTCCTGCTATTGTTACTATGTATTTATTAATTAGGATAGAAGGTAAGCTTGAAAATCTAAGTACTAGTATAAATTCATTAATCAATAATATATATGAACTCAATAATAAGAAATAA
- a CDS encoding spore coat protein CotJB — MRSTRRELLDAILEYNFACIELNLYLDNNSYDEDALELYNKYSEKFEEAREAYESKYGVLTNFGYESSPCYWKWVDEPWPWDNEFYE, encoded by the coding sequence ATGAGATCAACTAGAAGAGAACTTTTAGATGCAATCTTAGAATATAACTTTGCATGTATAGAATTAAACTTGTATTTAGATAACAATTCTTATGACGAAGATGCCCTAGAATTATATAACAAGTATAGTGAAAAATTTGAAGAAGCTAGAGAGGCTTATGAATCTAAATATGGAGTATTAACAAACTTTGGCTATGAATCTAGTCCATGTTATTGGAAATGGGTAGATGAACCTTGGCCATGGGATAATGAGTTTTATGAATAA
- a CDS encoding FAD-dependent oxidoreductase — protein sequence MAKVVVIGGGWAGCAAAISARKAGAEVTILERTDLLLGLGNVGGIMRNNGRYTATEEAIALGASELFELTDKYSTHKDMDFPGHKHSTIYNVTEIEKPVREKILSMGIEVKFFSRVIDVKLDGKKIKAVVLEDGEIINGDSFVETTGSSGPMGNCTKYGNGCAMCVLRCPSFGGRVSITSKCGIEDMYGRRNTGELGAFSGSMKLLKESLSEEIQKDLNEKGCAVIPLPEELINTEKLDIKVCQQYSLPEFAKNLILIDTGHAKLMAPFYPLEKLRKIPGFEGAIIVDPYSGGKGNSVRYFSVAPRDNYMRVTGLENLFVGGEKSGFFVGHTEAICTGSLSGHNAARNAIGMYLLQLPTNIAIGDFISYANQELKEEHADRLKFTFAGSVYFNRMKDLGFYTIDKKEIETRVKKAGLEGVFNKKIIK from the coding sequence GTGGCAAAAGTAGTAGTTATAGGCGGCGGATGGGCTGGTTGTGCAGCTGCAATATCTGCAAGGAAAGCAGGAGCAGAGGTTACTATATTAGAAAGAACAGATCTTTTACTAGGGCTTGGGAATGTTGGAGGAATAATGAGAAACAATGGAAGATATACTGCAACAGAAGAAGCTATAGCTCTAGGAGCAAGTGAACTATTTGAATTAACAGATAAGTATAGTACACATAAAGACATGGATTTTCCAGGTCACAAACATTCAACTATATATAATGTAACAGAAATAGAAAAACCTGTAAGAGAAAAAATATTAAGTATGGGTATAGAAGTAAAATTTTTCTCTAGAGTCATAGATGTAAAATTAGATGGGAAGAAAATAAAAGCTGTTGTTTTAGAAGATGGGGAGATTATAAATGGAGACTCATTTGTAGAAACAACAGGATCTTCAGGACCTATGGGAAATTGCACTAAGTATGGTAATGGATGTGCTATGTGTGTTTTAAGATGTCCTTCATTTGGAGGAAGAGTTAGTATAACTAGCAAGTGTGGAATAGAAGATATGTATGGAAGAAGAAACACAGGGGAGTTAGGGGCTTTTAGTGGTTCTATGAAACTATTAAAAGAAAGTTTAAGTGAAGAAATTCAAAAAGATTTAAATGAAAAAGGTTGTGCTGTAATACCTTTACCAGAAGAACTTATAAATACAGAAAAACTTGATATAAAAGTTTGCCAACAATACTCATTACCTGAGTTTGCTAAGAATTTAATTCTTATAGATACAGGTCATGCAAAATTAATGGCACCATTTTACCCACTTGAAAAATTAAGAAAAATTCCAGGATTTGAGGGAGCTATAATAGTAGATCCATATTCAGGTGGAAAAGGAAACTCAGTAAGATATTTTTCAGTTGCACCAAGAGACAACTATATGAGAGTAACAGGACTTGAAAACTTATTTGTAGGTGGAGAAAAAAGTGGATTCTTTGTAGGTCATACAGAAGCTATATGCACAGGATCTCTATCTGGGCACAATGCAGCTAGAAATGCTATAGGTATGTATTTACTTCAATTACCAACTAATATTGCAATTGGAGACTTTATATCTTATGCTAATCAAGAATTAAAAGAAGAACATGCGGATAGATTAAAGTTTACTTTTGCAGGAAGTGTCTACTTTAATAGAATGAAGGATTTAGGTTTTTATACAATAGATAAAAAAGAAATAGAAACTAGAGTTAAAAAGGCAGGGTTAGAAGGGGTTTTCAATAAAAAAATAATAAAATAA
- a CDS encoding D-alanine--poly(phosphoribitol) ligase produces the protein MKIIEGIKKYSNTDRIALKCNDENLSYKDLDKYSEAIALYLKDIYGDEDTPIVIYGNKENKIMACMIGALKSGRAYVPLDISFPIDRVFEVTKEVKPKVVFNFSEETNFGDLNIVNEEKLNEIIKTYEGKSISKENWVKDDENAYILFTSGSTGKPKGVQISSNNLDSFVDWISPYLKIDGSEKVIMNQAAYSFDLSVTSIYPGLVHGATLFSLSKKVLADYKELFNQFGKSDMAVWVSTPSFAGVCVTENSFNSEMLPKLESMIFIGEALPKPLTKELLERFPNTRVINGYGPTEATVGVSVNDMSEELINDEKSLPVGYPMENCKIKILDENGNEVKEGEKGEIIIIGPSVSKGYFNNKEKTDEVFFYGEIDGVKYRAYRTGDMGYLLGGNIYYCGRRDFQIKLNGFRIEIEDIESNLRKVENVKNAIVLPVYKNEKIAYLKGIVELKESNSLSDIKNGVVIKKELGKYIPSYMIPRTIKIIDEFPTNINGKIDRKKLMEEN, from the coding sequence ATGAAAATTATTGAAGGTATAAAAAAGTATTCAAATACAGATAGAATAGCATTAAAATGCAATGACGAAAATCTTTCATACAAAGATTTAGATAAGTACTCAGAAGCTATTGCTTTATACTTAAAAGACATTTATGGAGATGAGGATACTCCTATAGTTATATATGGAAATAAAGAAAATAAGATAATGGCATGTATGATAGGGGCTTTAAAATCAGGAAGAGCTTATGTACCGTTAGACATAAGCTTCCCAATAGATAGAGTATTTGAAGTAACAAAAGAAGTTAAACCGAAGGTAGTTTTCAATTTCAGTGAAGAAACTAACTTTGGAGATTTAAATATTGTAAATGAAGAAAAACTTAATGAAATAATAAAAACTTATGAAGGTAAGTCAATATCTAAAGAAAACTGGGTAAAAGATGATGAAAATGCATACATTTTATTTACATCAGGAAGTACAGGAAAGCCAAAAGGGGTACAAATAAGTTCTAATAACTTAGATAGCTTTGTTGATTGGATAAGTCCATACTTAAAAATTGATGGAAGTGAGAAAGTTATAATGAACCAAGCTGCATACTCATTTGATCTTTCAGTAACATCTATATATCCAGGATTAGTTCATGGTGCTACATTATTTTCTTTATCAAAGAAAGTTTTAGCAGATTATAAAGAATTATTTAATCAATTTGGTAAGTCAGATATGGCTGTTTGGGTTTCTACTCCATCATTTGCAGGTGTTTGTGTAACAGAAAATAGTTTTAATAGTGAAATGTTACCAAAATTAGAGTCTATGATATTCATAGGTGAAGCTCTTCCAAAACCTTTAACTAAAGAGTTATTAGAGCGATTCCCAAATACTAGAGTTATAAATGGATATGGACCAACAGAAGCAACAGTAGGTGTCAGTGTAAATGATATGTCAGAAGAACTTATAAATGATGAAAAAAGTTTACCAGTTGGGTATCCTATGGAAAACTGTAAAATAAAGATATTAGATGAAAATGGAAATGAAGTTAAAGAAGGCGAAAAAGGTGAAATTATAATAATTGGACCTTCTGTTTCAAAAGGTTATTTTAATAACAAGGAAAAAACTGATGAAGTATTCTTCTATGGTGAAATAGATGGAGTTAAGTATAGAGCTTACAGAACAGGGGATATGGGATATCTATTAGGTGGGAATATTTACTACTGTGGAAGAAGAGATTTCCAAATAAAATTAAATGGATTTAGAATAGAAATCGAAGATATAGAGAGCAATTTAAGAAAAGTTGAAAATGTTAAAAATGCAATAGTTTTACCAGTTTATAAAAATGAAAAAATTGCTTACTTAAAAGGAATTGTAGAATTAAAAGAAAGTAATTCATTAAGTGATATAAAAAATGGAGTGGTAATAAAAAAAGAATTAGGTAAGTATATCCCTTCATATATGATACCTAGAACTATAAAAATTATAGATGAGTTCCCTACAAATATTAATGGGAAAATAGATAGAAAGAAACTTATGGAGGAAAATTAA